One window from the genome of Pseudomonas fluorescens encodes:
- a CDS encoding SulP family inorganic anion transporter — protein sequence MRAAQLKAVLPRELLASVVVFLVALPLCMGIAIASGLPPAKGLITGIIGGLVVGFLAGSKLQVSGPAAGLAVLVFELVRQHGVAMLGPILLLAGLLQLLAGRFRLGCWFRVTAPAVVYGMLAGIGVLIILSQVHVMLDAAPKPSGLDNLAAFPAAVAQALPSFGWQAGLLGLSTIAVMWLWEKFRPHSLRFVPGALLGVGLATVASLLLALQVKRVEVPENMAEAIDWLRPADLLNLADPTLLIAAFAVAFIASAETLLSAAAVDRMHSGERADFDRELSAQGIGNMLCGLLGALPMTGVIVRSSANVQAGATTRMSTIFHGLWLLLFVLLLSSVLQSIPVASLAGVLVYTGFKLVDLKAFRSLGRYGRMPMFVYAATALAIIFTDLLTGVLIGFGLTLAKLAWKASRLKISLIDLPQEGEMELRLVGAATFLKVPALTQVLGTIPTGATVHVPLNNLSYIDHSCLELLEEWGRANASKGSKLLIESRGLKRRLEGRLRTTVGVGAASA from the coding sequence ATGCGTGCTGCTCAATTAAAAGCTGTACTGCCACGGGAGCTATTGGCTTCGGTGGTTGTGTTTCTGGTGGCCCTGCCTTTGTGCATGGGCATCGCCATCGCCTCTGGCCTGCCACCGGCCAAAGGTTTGATCACCGGCATCATCGGTGGTTTGGTGGTGGGTTTCCTGGCCGGCTCGAAGCTGCAAGTCAGTGGCCCGGCCGCCGGCTTGGCGGTGTTGGTCTTCGAGCTGGTGCGCCAACATGGCGTGGCGATGCTCGGGCCGATCCTGTTGCTGGCCGGTCTGCTGCAATTGTTGGCCGGGCGTTTTCGCCTGGGCTGCTGGTTCCGGGTCACCGCGCCGGCCGTGGTGTACGGCATGCTCGCAGGTATTGGCGTGCTGATCATACTGTCCCAGGTCCATGTGATGCTCGACGCCGCGCCCAAGCCTTCCGGGCTGGATAACCTGGCGGCGTTCCCGGCGGCAGTGGCCCAGGCCTTGCCGTCCTTCGGCTGGCAGGCGGGCCTGCTCGGTCTGTCGACGATTGCGGTGATGTGGCTGTGGGAAAAGTTTCGCCCCCACAGTCTGCGCTTCGTTCCCGGTGCTTTGCTGGGTGTCGGCCTGGCAACCGTCGCCAGCCTGCTGCTGGCCTTGCAGGTCAAGCGGGTGGAAGTGCCGGAGAACATGGCTGAAGCCATTGATTGGCTGCGCCCGGCGGACCTGCTGAACCTGGCCGACCCCACACTGCTGATCGCCGCGTTCGCGGTGGCTTTCATCGCCAGCGCCGAAACCCTGCTGTCAGCGGCCGCTGTCGATCGCATGCACAGCGGTGAACGGGCGGACTTTGACCGGGAACTGTCGGCACAAGGTATCGGCAACATGCTCTGCGGCCTGCTCGGCGCCTTGCCGATGACCGGGGTGATCGTGCGCAGCTCGGCCAACGTCCAGGCCGGGGCCACCACGCGGATGTCGACGATTTTCCACGGCCTGTGGTTGCTGCTCTTCGTCTTGTTGCTGTCCAGCGTGCTGCAAAGCATTCCGGTGGCGAGCCTGGCGGGTGTGCTGGTCTACACCGGTTTCAAACTGGTAGACCTCAAGGCGTTTCGCAGCCTGGGCCGTTATGGCCGGATGCCGATGTTCGTTTACGCCGCGACGGCGTTGGCGATCATCTTCACCGACCTGCTGACCGGTGTGCTGATCGGCTTCGGCCTGACCCTGGCGAAACTGGCCTGGAAAGCCTCACGCCTGAAAATCAGCCTGATCGACCTGCCCCAGGAAGGCGAGATGGAACTGCGCCTGGTCGGAGCCGCCACCTTCCTCAAGGTGCCGGCATTGACCCAGGTACTGGGCACCATACCGACCGGCGCCACCGTGCATGTGCCGCTCAATAACCTGAGCTACATCGACCACTCGTGCCTGGAGTTGCTGGAAGAATGGGGCCGGGCGAATGCCAGCAAGGGGTCGAAGCTGCTGATCGAATCCCGTGGGCTCAAGCGTAGGTTGGAGGGGCGGTTGCGCACGACCGTGGGGGTTGGCGCGGCGTCCGCCTGA
- the coxB gene encoding cytochrome c oxidase subunit II — protein sequence MTRHPHVWMGLLLWSIFSQAQAAWTVNMAPGATQISNAVFDLHMTIFWICVVIGIIVFGAMFWSMMMHRRSTGQNAAHFHENTRVEILWTIVPFVILVLMAIPATATLIKMYDSSESDIDIQITGYQWKWHYKYLGQDVEFFSNLATPAEQIHNQSAKGEHYLLEVDKPLVLPVDAKVRFLVTSADVIHSWWVPAFAVKRDAIPGFVNEAWTRVDKPGLYRGQCAELCGKDHGFMPIVVEVKSKPDYEKWLGERKAEAAQLKELTSKEWTLEELKERGDKVYHTTCVACHQAEGQGLPPMFPALKGSKIATGPKADHLSLVFHGKPGTSMAAFGKQLSEVDIAAVVTYERNAWGNNKGDMVTPKEVLELKQAESK from the coding sequence ATGACGCGACATCCACACGTATGGATGGGCCTCCTGTTGTGGTCGATTTTCAGCCAGGCGCAAGCGGCCTGGACTGTGAATATGGCGCCTGGAGCGACACAGATCAGCAACGCAGTGTTCGACCTGCACATGACCATCTTCTGGATCTGTGTGGTCATCGGCATCATCGTCTTCGGCGCCATGTTCTGGTCGATGATGATGCACCGCCGTTCAACCGGCCAGAATGCCGCGCATTTCCACGAAAACACTCGCGTCGAAATCCTCTGGACCATCGTGCCCTTCGTGATCCTGGTGCTGATGGCGATTCCCGCCACCGCCACCTTGATCAAGATGTACGACTCCAGCGAGTCGGACATCGATATCCAGATCACTGGCTATCAATGGAAGTGGCACTACAAGTACCTGGGCCAGGACGTCGAGTTCTTCAGCAACCTGGCGACCCCCGCCGAACAGATCCATAACCAGAGCGCCAAGGGCGAGCATTACCTGCTGGAGGTCGACAAGCCGCTGGTGCTGCCGGTCGATGCCAAGGTGCGCTTTCTGGTGACCTCCGCCGACGTGATCCACTCCTGGTGGGTGCCGGCCTTCGCGGTCAAGCGCGATGCGATCCCCGGGTTCGTCAACGAAGCCTGGACCCGTGTCGACAAGCCCGGCCTGTACCGCGGCCAATGCGCCGAGCTGTGCGGCAAGGACCACGGTTTCATGCCGATCGTGGTGGAGGTCAAGAGCAAGCCCGACTATGAAAAATGGCTGGGCGAACGCAAGGCCGAAGCCGCGCAGCTCAAAGAGCTGACCAGCAAGGAATGGACGCTCGAAGAACTCAAGGAACGTGGCGACAAGGTCTACCACACCACCTGCGTGGCCTGTCACCAGGCCGAAGGCCAGGGTCTGCCACCGATGTTCCCGGCGCTCAAGGGTTCGAAGATCGCCACCGGGCCCAAGGCTGATCACCTGAGCCTCGTCTTCCACGGCAAGCCCGGCACGTCCATGGCCGCGTTCGGCAAGCAGCTGTCGGAAGTCGATATCGCCGCGGTCGTGACCTATGAACGCAACGCCTGGGGCAACAACAAGGGCGACATGGTTACGCCTAAAGAAGTGCTGGAACTCAAACAGGCGGAAAGCAAATGA